In Mercurialis annua linkage group LG6, ddMerAnnu1.2, whole genome shotgun sequence, the following are encoded in one genomic region:
- the LOC126688015 gene encoding protein LITTLE ZIPPER 3 — protein MCLKLSRPSPSIHIVFRNKTTNDLLSHRFRRRRRMEMKNLKLHKKNKNMIEENEKLRKKAYLLNQENQALLFQLQNSISNKSVVAS, from the exons ATGTGTTTAAAGCTTTCGAGACCGAGCCCGAGTATTCATATCGTTTTCCGCAACAAAACGACAAATGATCTTCTGTCTCACCGTTTTCGAAG GAGGAGGAGAATGGAAATGAAGAATTTGAAACTTCACAAGAAGAACAAAAACATGATTGAAGAGAATGAGAAACTAAGAAAGAAAGCTTATCTTCTTAACCAAGAAAACCAAGCTTTATTATTTCAGCTTCAAAACAGTATTTCTAATAAGTCAGTGGTTGCCTCTTAA
- the LOC126687359 gene encoding kinesin-like protein KIN-UB isoform X1 — protein MASIATRNGSQKGAPPAAAAAKPFSANGKSSFKSRHSQAASSLRRSSPGSFSNNAADDGVPGRVRVAVRLRPRNAEELMADADFADVVEVQPELKRLKLRKNNWNADTYEFDEVLTEFASQKRVYEVVAKPVVESVLEGYNGTVMAYGQTGTGKTFTVGHLGANDTSSRGIMVRAMEEILADTDLETDSVSVSYLQLYMETIQDLLDPVNDNIAILEDPKTGDVSVPGATLVEIRNHQSFVDLLRLGETQRIAANTKLNTESSRSHAILMVNVKRSVAGREDALPNEDDHSSHLVKPVRPLVRKSKLVLVDLAGSERVQKSGSEGHMLEEAKSINLSLSALGKCINALAENSAHVPVRDSKLTRLLKDSFGGTARTSLIVTIGPSPRHRGETTSTILFGQRAMKVENMLKIKEEFDYKSLSRKLEMQVDKLIAENERQQKAFDDEVGKINQEADDRITEVERKFAEALEKERLKCQMEYMESVRKLEEKMVANQRKHDRDPFINEHCNGQVPIAFASEEIADIKNLLQTEIQLRRVAEEEVNKFRSQLESFMVGGDSEIVKLHKILEEEAREKNKLEEQIVILQSQLLQLSLEAEQTRRVLDRVGSGNAYPGLDSFVSQVGHSHFKDPVNGKKPPMSALFEQVGLQKILSLLESDDATVRVHAVKVVANLAAEEENQERIVEAGGLTSLLMLLRSFEDETVRRVAAGAIANLAMNEANQEIIMAQGGISLLSMTAADAEDPQTLRMVAGAIANLCGNDKLQMRLRSEGGIKALLGMVRCGHPDVLSQVARGIANFAKCESRATTQGTKSGRSLLIEDGALPWIVQNANDESSSIRRHIELAICHLSQHEVNAKDMISGGALWELVRISRDCSREDIRNLARRTLNLSPIFKAEMRRLRIDF, from the exons ATGGCGTCGATCGCTACTAGAAATGGCAGTCAGAAGGGAGCGCcaccagcagcagcagcagcaaaaCCGTTTTCTGCTAACGGAAAATCCTCTTTTAAATCCAGACACTCACAGGCGGCATCCTCCCTCCGCCGTAGCTCCCCCGGTTCCTTCTCTAATAACGCCGCTGACGATGGAG TACCTGGAAGAGTTAGAGTTGCCGTAAGATTGCGTCCTCGAAATGCGGAAGAGCTAATGGCAGATGCTGATTTTGCTGATGTTGTTGAAGTGCAGCCAGAG CTTAAGAGGTTAAAACTACGAAAAAACAATTGGAACGCTGATACTTATGAGTTTGATGAGGTGCTCACTGAATTTGCATCGCAGAAACGTGTCTATGAAGTTGTTGCTAAGCCTGTCGTCGAG aGTGTTTTAGAAGGTTACAATGGGACTGTGATGGCATATGGTCAGACTGGGACTGGGAAAACTTTTACTGTTGGACACCTGGGCGCCAATGACACATCATCCCGTGGGATTATGGTTCGAGCAATGGAGGAAATTTTAGCAGATACTGATCTGGAAACAGATTCTGTATCAGTCTCATATTTGCAg CTTTATATGGAGACCATCCAGGACCTCCTGGATCCTGTTAATGATAATATTGCCATTCTGGAGGATCCAAAAACTGGTGATGTTTCGGTACCCGGGGCAACTCTTGTAGAAATCAGGAACCACCAGAGTTTTGTGGATCTTCTCCGATTAGGAGAAACTCAAAGAATTGCTGCTAATACAAAATTGAATACAGAATCCTCCCGTAGTCATGCTATTTTGATG GTTAATGTTAAGAGGTCTGTTGCAGGGCGAGAAGATGCCCTTCCAAATGAAGATGATCATTCCTCTCACTTGGTCAAACCTGTGAGGCCACTTGTTAGGAAGAGCAAGCTGGTTCTGGTAGATCTGGCAGGTTCAGAACGTGTTCAAAAGTCAG GAAGTGAAGGGCATATGTTAGAAGAAGCCAAGTCCATTAATCTCTCACTCAGTGCATTAGGAAAGTGTATAAATGCACTGGCAGAGAATAGCGCTCATGTACCAGTGCGTGATTCAAAGCTTACTAGATTGCTTAAAGATTCATTTGGAG GCACTGCGAGAACTTCTTTAATAGTAACCATTGGCCCATCACCGCGCCATCGAGGAGAGACTACAAGCACTATACTGTTCGGACAAAGG GCAATGAAGGTAGAGAATATGTTGAAAATAAAGGAAGAATTTGATTACAAAAGTTTATCTCGCAAGCTTGAAATGCAAGTGGACAAGCTCATAGCAGAAAATGAAAGGCAGCAGAAAGCTTTTGATGATGAAGTTGGAAAAATAAATCAAGAAGCAGATGATCGAATTACTGAAGTTGAAAGGAAATTTGCTGAAGCTTTAGAG AAGGAGAGGCTAAAGTGCCAGATGGAATATATGGAATCGGTGAGAAAGCTGGAGGAAAAGATGGTTGCTAATCAGAGAAAGCATGATCGCGATCCCTTTATCAATGAACACTGCAATGGACAG GTACCTATTGCTTTTGCTTCTGAGGAAATTGCTGATATAAAAAACCTGCTTCAAACTGAAATTCAGCTTAGAAGGGTGGCTGAAGAGGAAGTGAACAAGTTTAGGAGTCAATTGGAAAGTTTTATG GTAGGTGGAGATTCAGAAATTGTAAAGCTCCACAAAATTCTGGAGGAGGAGGCtcgtgaaaaaaataaattagaagaaCAAATTGTCATTCTACAAAGTCAGTTGTTGCAATTATCTCTCGAAGCTGAGCAG ACAAGGAGGGTCCTTGATAGAGTTGGATCTGGAAATGCTTATCCTGGTTTAGATTCTTTTGTATCTCAAGTTGGACATTCCCATTTTAAAGACCCTGTGAATGGAAAGAAACCGCCGATGTCTGCACTCTTTGAACAAG TTGGTTTACAAAAAATTTTGTCATTGCTCGAGTCAGATGATGCCACTGTTCGAGTTCACGCAGTAAAAGTGGTTGCTAATCTAGCCGCTGAAG AGGAAAATCAGGAAAGAATTGTTGAAGCTGGAGGTCTTACTTCTTTGCTGATGCTTCTTAGAAGTTTTGAGGATGAAACGGTTCGCAGAGTTGCAGCTGGTGCAATTGCCAATCTTGCAATGAATG AAGCTAATCAAGAGATAATAATGGCTCAAGGAGGGATCAGTTTATTATCAATGACTGCAGCTGATGCCGAGGATCCTCAAACTCTTCGAATGGTGGCTGGGGCTATTGCAAATCTTTGTGGAAACG ATAAGCTCCAAATGAGGCTAAGGTCTGAAGGTGGGATAAAAGCCTTGCTAGGAATGGTGAGGTGTGGACATCCTGATGTTCTGTCCCAGGTTGCACGTGGAATTGCCAACTTCGCAAAGTGCGAGTCCCGAGCAACTACTCAAG GTACAAAAAGTGGAAGATCCCTTCTTATAGAAGATGGAGCACTTCCATGGATTGTACAAAATGCTAATGATGAATCTTCATCAATCAGACGCCATATTGAGCTTGCGATATGCCACTTGTCACAGCATG AGGTAAATGCAAAGGACATGATTAGTGGAGGTGCATTATGGGAGCTAGTTCGTATCTCAAGAGACTGCTCTCGTGAGGACATCAGGAATCTTGCTCGTCGAACATTGAATTTGAGCCCTATCTTCAAGGCTGAAATGAGACGGTTACGGATAGATTTTTGA
- the LOC126687359 gene encoding kinesin-like protein KIN-UB isoform X2, with product MAYGQTGTGKTFTVGHLGANDTSSRGIMVRAMEEILADTDLETDSVSVSYLQLYMETIQDLLDPVNDNIAILEDPKTGDVSVPGATLVEIRNHQSFVDLLRLGETQRIAANTKLNTESSRSHAILMVNVKRSVAGREDALPNEDDHSSHLVKPVRPLVRKSKLVLVDLAGSERVQKSGSEGHMLEEAKSINLSLSALGKCINALAENSAHVPVRDSKLTRLLKDSFGGTARTSLIVTIGPSPRHRGETTSTILFGQRAMKVENMLKIKEEFDYKSLSRKLEMQVDKLIAENERQQKAFDDEVGKINQEADDRITEVERKFAEALEKERLKCQMEYMESVRKLEEKMVANQRKHDRDPFINEHCNGQVPIAFASEEIADIKNLLQTEIQLRRVAEEEVNKFRSQLESFMVGGDSEIVKLHKILEEEAREKNKLEEQIVILQSQLLQLSLEAEQTRRVLDRVGSGNAYPGLDSFVSQVGHSHFKDPVNGKKPPMSALFEQVGLQKILSLLESDDATVRVHAVKVVANLAAEEENQERIVEAGGLTSLLMLLRSFEDETVRRVAAGAIANLAMNEANQEIIMAQGGISLLSMTAADAEDPQTLRMVAGAIANLCGNDKLQMRLRSEGGIKALLGMVRCGHPDVLSQVARGIANFAKCESRATTQGTKSGRSLLIEDGALPWIVQNANDESSSIRRHIELAICHLSQHEVNAKDMISGGALWELVRISRDCSREDIRNLARRTLNLSPIFKAEMRRLRIDF from the exons ATGGCATATGGTCAGACTGGGACTGGGAAAACTTTTACTGTTGGACACCTGGGCGCCAATGACACATCATCCCGTGGGATTATGGTTCGAGCAATGGAGGAAATTTTAGCAGATACTGATCTGGAAACAGATTCTGTATCAGTCTCATATTTGCAg CTTTATATGGAGACCATCCAGGACCTCCTGGATCCTGTTAATGATAATATTGCCATTCTGGAGGATCCAAAAACTGGTGATGTTTCGGTACCCGGGGCAACTCTTGTAGAAATCAGGAACCACCAGAGTTTTGTGGATCTTCTCCGATTAGGAGAAACTCAAAGAATTGCTGCTAATACAAAATTGAATACAGAATCCTCCCGTAGTCATGCTATTTTGATG GTTAATGTTAAGAGGTCTGTTGCAGGGCGAGAAGATGCCCTTCCAAATGAAGATGATCATTCCTCTCACTTGGTCAAACCTGTGAGGCCACTTGTTAGGAAGAGCAAGCTGGTTCTGGTAGATCTGGCAGGTTCAGAACGTGTTCAAAAGTCAG GAAGTGAAGGGCATATGTTAGAAGAAGCCAAGTCCATTAATCTCTCACTCAGTGCATTAGGAAAGTGTATAAATGCACTGGCAGAGAATAGCGCTCATGTACCAGTGCGTGATTCAAAGCTTACTAGATTGCTTAAAGATTCATTTGGAG GCACTGCGAGAACTTCTTTAATAGTAACCATTGGCCCATCACCGCGCCATCGAGGAGAGACTACAAGCACTATACTGTTCGGACAAAGG GCAATGAAGGTAGAGAATATGTTGAAAATAAAGGAAGAATTTGATTACAAAAGTTTATCTCGCAAGCTTGAAATGCAAGTGGACAAGCTCATAGCAGAAAATGAAAGGCAGCAGAAAGCTTTTGATGATGAAGTTGGAAAAATAAATCAAGAAGCAGATGATCGAATTACTGAAGTTGAAAGGAAATTTGCTGAAGCTTTAGAG AAGGAGAGGCTAAAGTGCCAGATGGAATATATGGAATCGGTGAGAAAGCTGGAGGAAAAGATGGTTGCTAATCAGAGAAAGCATGATCGCGATCCCTTTATCAATGAACACTGCAATGGACAG GTACCTATTGCTTTTGCTTCTGAGGAAATTGCTGATATAAAAAACCTGCTTCAAACTGAAATTCAGCTTAGAAGGGTGGCTGAAGAGGAAGTGAACAAGTTTAGGAGTCAATTGGAAAGTTTTATG GTAGGTGGAGATTCAGAAATTGTAAAGCTCCACAAAATTCTGGAGGAGGAGGCtcgtgaaaaaaataaattagaagaaCAAATTGTCATTCTACAAAGTCAGTTGTTGCAATTATCTCTCGAAGCTGAGCAG ACAAGGAGGGTCCTTGATAGAGTTGGATCTGGAAATGCTTATCCTGGTTTAGATTCTTTTGTATCTCAAGTTGGACATTCCCATTTTAAAGACCCTGTGAATGGAAAGAAACCGCCGATGTCTGCACTCTTTGAACAAG TTGGTTTACAAAAAATTTTGTCATTGCTCGAGTCAGATGATGCCACTGTTCGAGTTCACGCAGTAAAAGTGGTTGCTAATCTAGCCGCTGAAG AGGAAAATCAGGAAAGAATTGTTGAAGCTGGAGGTCTTACTTCTTTGCTGATGCTTCTTAGAAGTTTTGAGGATGAAACGGTTCGCAGAGTTGCAGCTGGTGCAATTGCCAATCTTGCAATGAATG AAGCTAATCAAGAGATAATAATGGCTCAAGGAGGGATCAGTTTATTATCAATGACTGCAGCTGATGCCGAGGATCCTCAAACTCTTCGAATGGTGGCTGGGGCTATTGCAAATCTTTGTGGAAACG ATAAGCTCCAAATGAGGCTAAGGTCTGAAGGTGGGATAAAAGCCTTGCTAGGAATGGTGAGGTGTGGACATCCTGATGTTCTGTCCCAGGTTGCACGTGGAATTGCCAACTTCGCAAAGTGCGAGTCCCGAGCAACTACTCAAG GTACAAAAAGTGGAAGATCCCTTCTTATAGAAGATGGAGCACTTCCATGGATTGTACAAAATGCTAATGATGAATCTTCATCAATCAGACGCCATATTGAGCTTGCGATATGCCACTTGTCACAGCATG AGGTAAATGCAAAGGACATGATTAGTGGAGGTGCATTATGGGAGCTAGTTCGTATCTCAAGAGACTGCTCTCGTGAGGACATCAGGAATCTTGCTCGTCGAACATTGAATTTGAGCCCTATCTTCAAGGCTGAAATGAGACGGTTACGGATAGATTTTTGA